The genomic interval TGGAAGTGGCGAAAGATCAAATATATATGTCTTTAACCTCTTTCCTTCAACAAAAACACCAAAAACCACAATCATCATAATTGCGAGATCAAAAATGAATGTGATGATATTTCCTACAATTGAATTGATACTCGAAATAACAGTTCCCGATATTCCTTTAAGAGTACCAAATACTGTCGTCTTAACTTGTTCCATATCAATATCAACTCCAGTGATATCTGAAACACTTTTAATAAGAGCAGCTACTGGCCCATCACCAAATAAAAAGTCGTTAACTTCATGATGAGACATTGCCTTCATTATCGTTTGATAAAGGCTTAGAGCTTCTTTACTAAGAGCAATTGATAAGAAGATTAGAGGAATAAGAACAAGTAGAATAATTAAACAACTTGTTATCGATGCGGCCATATTGTCAGAGACTTTAAATTTTTCAATTATCTTAGTATTTAGAGGATTAAATACTCCAGCGAGAACAAAGCCAAAGATGATTGGAGCAATCATTTGCTTGGCCATCATCCATACAAGATAACAGACTAAAAGAAAGATAAAACCGAAGAATACGTACGTTACATTATATTTATTTTGCATATAAATATTGTATGTTTGAATTGGTTAATAGGCAATTTTAATTCCCCTACTTTATTAGTGCTCGACACTGCCTGAGTTCAATAAATAGTTTTAATAACTTCGTAAGATAATAGGCCCCAGGCATAACACCTATGATGGCAGCATAAGTTAATGCCATTTTGAAATCTTTTAGAAAGTACATAATTACAATAAAAGTAATAATGAAAGATAAAATACCAAAGCAAAAGAAGATAGAAATGAAATTAACGATCATACTTACGAGAATTGGCGTAGTTGTCGCGACCTTAACATCCTTTGCTACCTTTGCCCTCGCGATATAGTAGTACTGTCCGACTTTGAAATATGCTAACTCTATCTCTTCATCACTATCGAAGAATTCCGCAATAGAAGATGAAGTAATCACATTTTCAATTCTAGTTCCATCGCTGAACTCAACAAAACTAAATACGCGATCATTTCCACTTTGTGTTGAAGTTCCACAACCAATAACTGTCGATTTCAAATTCAAAACCATATTTGGGCCCTTAAAATTATTAGGCTATTATCGGTAATATACTGGACAACTTTACTTAGAGATTATTTGTTTGGAAGAGCTTAAAAATGAAAAGGCTCCGAAAGGAGCCTTTATTATATTAGAATTTGATTCTAGTAACAGTAGTAGTTACCCCAGTAATCACGGTAACAATCATAGTAGTAAGTATAGTGAAATGCATACCAGTAGTAATAAAATGCAACACCACCAAACACTACAAAGTATAGTCCATAGTCGTAGCTATAGTAACCAGAGTAGTTAGCACCTGTATTTTTCATACCATCAACATAGTCTTGAATTAGTGACTTTGATTCTTCAAGAGTCATATTTTCTACGTTGATTGAACCAACAAGATTAGAAAGTTCAGTAGCAACTTTCTTATCTTTAATATTTGCTTGTAGGTAATTTAAAACTTCAGATGGCTTAACACCTTCTTGAGCTAGATCACCTAATTGTTTTTCAAATGAT from Halobacteriovorax sp. DA5 carries:
- a CDS encoding AI-2E family transporter is translated as MQNKYNVTYVFFGFIFLLVCYLVWMMAKQMIAPIIFGFVLAGVFNPLNTKIIEKFKVSDNMAASITSCLIILLVLIPLIFLSIALSKEALSLYQTIMKAMSHHEVNDFLFGDGPVAALIKSVSDITGVDIDMEQVKTTVFGTLKGISGTVISSINSIVGNIITFIFDLAIMMIVVFGVFVEGKRLKTYIFDLSPLPSDQEQKILDKFNQMNYVTLVCNGVGGVIQGVLGGLALWLAGIESVVLWTVLMIFLAFVPLVGISVVTIPASLYLVLTGSPTSGVILFIFTALVGLVVENWFKPKFIGNRIQINSTFVLLSIIGGMGVFGMGGIFYGPIIGILFLTIVEIYHDQYNVVS